Proteins from a single region of Carassius auratus strain Wakin unplaced genomic scaffold, ASM336829v1 scaf_tig00002610, whole genome shotgun sequence:
- the LOC113069985 gene encoding cdc42 effector protein 3-like encodes MPAKTPIYLKSNYSKKGKKCRLRDILSPDMISPPLGDFRHTIHIGKGGECDAFGDMSFLQGNFELLPGKGGHVRPQYGIHGEFTRANSASDASCVETPSPVLKNAISLPTIGGSQALTLPWISTTVFPMTQDRLSEPSTPPADSEDLEILQMETLLQSISAFRSDPSPVPEEDEPSVDRTETPEKSLAKNKIHSSENELETFLSVFVNGNADANGNFNNGNNGDSVFEYEPEMFSIKGDWADRDSGVEEGRLCDSDFEISKSKSHSQESLSQITGSLFSLELDLGPSILDDVLNIMNKSVS; translated from the coding sequence ATGCCTGCCAAAACGCCCATCTACCTGAAATCCAACTACAGTAAGAAGGGAAAGAAATGCCGTCTGAGGGACATTTTATCCCCGGATATGATCAGCCCGCCTCTTGGGGACTTTCGACACACTATCCACATTGGAAAGGGCGGCGAGTGCGATGCCTTCGGTGACATGTCGTTCCTGCAAGGAAATTTTGAACTTCTACCGGGGAAAGGAGGTCATGTTCGACCTCAATATGGCATTCACGGGGAGTTCACAAGAGCTAATAGCGCCTCCGATGCGTCTTGCGTCGAAACTCCATCGCCGGTCCTGAAGAACGCTATCTCACTCCCAACCATCGGGGGCAGCCAAGCACTGACTCTACCTTGGATTTCCACCACTGTGTTTCCCATGACGCAGGATCGCCTGTCTGAGCCATCTACCCCTCCAGCCGATTCTGAAGATCTGGAAATCCTGCAGATGGAAACCTTGCTTCAGTCCATCAGTGCCTTCAGGAGCGACCCCAGCCCCGTCCCAGAAGAGGATGAACCTTCAGTCGACCGCACTGAGACGCCTGAGAAATCACTTGCAAAGAACAAGATACACAGCAGTGAAAATGAGCTTGAAACATTTTTGTCTGTCTTTGTTAATGGGAATGCGGATGCCAATGGGAACTTTAACAATGGTAACAATGGCGATTCAGTCTTTGAGTATGAACCGGAGATGTTCAGCATCAAGGGTGACTGGGCGGACAGAGATAGCGGTGTTGAAGAGGGTCGTCTATGCGATTCGGACTTTGAAATCTCCAAAAGCAAAAGCCACTCACAGGAGTCGCTCTCTCAAATCACGGGATCCCTGTTCTCTCTCGAACTCGACTTGGGCCCATCCATTTTGGATGATGTACTCAATATCATGAATAAGTCAGTTTCTTAG